A stretch of DNA from Glycine max cultivar Williams 82 chromosome 18, Glycine_max_v4.0, whole genome shotgun sequence:
GAGGAAGAAAAAATCAGGGAAAGAGAGTACTATTTAACAAAAACTTCAACTATAACAGCAGAATGGCAAAAAATTACAAAGGAGGCTGAATGCATGTTGCTGGCCTCAACACTTCTGAAGCACATTTGTACACAAGGTAGCTTCTCTGTTTATTCAAATCCGTCAGATCCTCTCAGAAAACCCCGATTTTCTAATTGACCAAATAACCCTGTCAATTCAATTCCTCTCATCTAAAATCATGACCATCATTCTCGTGAAGTTTTGTTCTGCTTGATCAAGGCATATGCATCACTGTATATAGCCACAACGTTTGAGAAGACTGCGAGGACTATCATAATGACACACAAAATCTTGTCTGATTTAGTTGCAATGTTGTAGCGGTCCCTGCATGGTTAAAATGATGGTTGAAAACACATCAATTAGGTATCAGCAAAAGCATAAACACAAAAATTGAAGTATACAGCACAACTGCTTAAGTGGAAAATAAACATCTCAAATttcaaagatcattttccccatGCTTTTGTTATGCTTTAACAAGTCCACATAATTTCTTTACATGGTACTATAGATTCCAGTAGTAAGGcattgtttggataaatttctctataaaaaattacaaaaaaataaaaagagaagaaagtaaAACGAGTTGAGTTTCTTTCatgagttaaaatcaacttctaCATTTAACTTTTATAGGAGTCTCCTCATCTAAATTCTCTAAAAGCTGAagtacataagttaattttaactaacGGGGGAAGTGcaattcattttaccttcttaatttcttctcctataagtgtttatagaaaagtttatccaaacagggCATAATAGCATTTTCAGTTTGCTATGTCAAGATCCAACAATAATCAGAATCCTGGAAGAATAAAAAACAGTGATTAAACTCACCTAAGAGTGATGGCAGCTGGAAAAATGAATCCTATACAGACTGCGGCAGTTGCTCCAGTAAACTGGAAAGCATCCCAAATGCTAGGTATGAAATTTGCTCCCAGGAAGATAACACCAATAAGGGCAATAGTGAGTGATGCAAATCTGAAGTTATCCAGAACCAGAGGCCTTGATTTAGAGAAGAGGAGGCCATCTATGTTGAGACGCAATGGAAAGAAGACAACTGGAAATACAAGCATCAGGTGTGCGGCGTAGCTTATACGAACAGCATCATTGAGCACAGAACCGAAAGGAATTCCAAGATTGGTATCGAAATTGGCCAGCACATCATCAAGAGTTCCTTCGCCAAATAGGAGGAACCCAAAGAAGCTTATCATTACGTACACTGAAGAGCATAGAACAAGGGCGGTTTGTACTACCCCTCGCATCTGTGAGGAGTCCTCAAGTTCATTGTCTATGCTGTGAACTGCAGAAGAAAAAGCGCACAATTATCAGTACTATTAAACTCACATAATGCAACCATCTGACTTTCCAAGAAATAAAAACTAGCAtacaaaaacatcaaaacaagTATAGCAAGAGAAAAGTAAGCTTGGCACAAAGGTTGAATAACTTGCATACCATTGTAGTGGCAGATATATGCAGTCACAAACACAGGAACTACAGTGAATAGTCTAAAGAATGATGCCACATCAGTAGTGACAGGGAAGAGTCTGGGCATCGCAATGCCTCCACTGAATATCTTGACAACTGCAATTCCCACGGCAATGACTAGAAAAACAACTGCAAGTGCGACTGAAAGGGCTGATGTGAATCTCAATGAATCTGCAACCACAGAGCAGGCATATAaatccttcatgcattcattgtAAAAGACGAAGCTAAATAGATCAACATAAGACTTCACCCATCACATGAATTGAACATTCAATTTACTGCTTAAGGAATTTAATATGTTGCAACCAAAATTAGAGATCTATCAGGgtcaaaacaaaataaccataTATGTCCACCAAGTCAAGTCGTCAGGGTTTAAACTGATAATATAGAATATAAGGCAGCAAACAACATAAATGTTTCCAaaattctcttcttttttttaatttgaaaacatGACCAAACTGAGTAACAGAAAACTAAAGCTATCAACAAGCAATTATTGGGAAAACTCTACCCTGTACCATCTTAAGCTTTAATGGTATTTTAAATTAGTTGTAACAGTTCCTACAAATACTCTGATGAGTAGTTGTGTGACAACAATCATTGTAGCAATCCCTTTTCATCAATTATGCAACCAAAGGTAGTCAAAACAAGAACTTATGCACCATGGTCTAAGCATGTATCCGAGTGATCTCAATCATCTTCGCTACACTAAATGACACAACTAaccatttttttgttatttaaattaaatgaataccACTCACCAATTCGCTTAAAGCTTGCAAGGGGTGCAAATATGGCAAGTGTTGTAAAAAGGACAACAAATGTTCGCCCCGTCCACCAGTGCACACCAAACCATCCTTCAAGGATACCATAGTGATGATCTCCACTTGAAGATGTTCCAGAGAGCACATCACCTGCACGATGAACAATACATAACTAAATCAGACAACCATACAGATCTTGCTTCAAGGGGTTTATGGTTAAAACCTAAACGTATGATAACAATAAAGATCCACCCAAATTAAATGAAGTACTAAACTCAATAAAGGTCATACCAATTATAATCATGTAAACAATCAGCACACCGATGTTATTGATTATAACACATATCTGCACCAGAGCTTTTCCATAATTCCCAAAGGAATCCCCCATGAGACCAGCATAAGAAACAGACTTCCCTGCCCGGGTAAACCGAATCAAAAGCTCAATTGACTTCTCTGTCAACAAAGCCATGATGATGATGGCAAGAAGACCAGGTATCATCCCCAACTGTTTCAAGGTTGCAGGCAAGGCCATGATGCCAGCACCAATAATTGTGGTGGACAAGTTAAAAACAGCCCCAGAAAATGAAGCTCCATTGAAATCATCAAACCCAGCATCACTCTCCTGAACATGACTTTTTGGCAACAAGGGTGCATTCTCATTAACAACTGCCTTGCTCTTCCTTGATTTCTTCCTCTCTGCCTTAGGTGCAAGACTACTAATCGTCATTTTCAGCTTTCAAGCCTTGGAAAACCTCAAAGCAACCTAACAATtctgaaaacaaaaacacaacatcaacaacaacaaaaaaacaaaaacatacccAGTTATAAAATTGAAGCAAAGATGCAAACTTTTTTTAGCAATCATTAGTTCAGGTAAgttcaacaattaaatacctgataaataaaaaaataccccaATTAAAGCAAATACTTGGGAGTTGAATCCAGACGGGGAAGAAAGGAAATAACTTTCAAACCCAGCAACACGAAATTTAAAACCCCAACAAAAAATCCACAAGACCCAGTTGGGGAAAATGAATAATTGGGTCAGAACCCAAAATCTGCTGCTAGGATAAGCAGTGAATCTCGCAATTTCCAAGAGATTTTGGAATGtatttgaaagaataaaaaacaaccAATGATCAGAAAGATTCGAGGACCGAATTTAAGGTTTGGATATCTGCAGCCACATACAAGACCTCAAACAAACCAAATGGAAAACCTATTTGAAGTTGGTGGCCAATGGGCTTCATTTTATAGACGAatcaaaaagagaaataaacacGCAACCatattatgattaaattatatgaatattaatattcacaaaataaaaatatgaatattaacTATCAAGATTACGTTTGACGAGATATTTCAGCcggattctatttttttatccgtagaaaagcttattttatttgttttaatatatttatccaatttttattattttttaaaaaatcataattttataattttttatttattaactatttcaataattaattttatcaaatacatataatttaataaattaatttttaattttaagttattaaataattttttaatttttgctaaTTTTATCCAACGTACCCATcaatcaatattaatattaattagacAAAGCATGCCAATTGACTGAATTATGCATGCAAATTGAAATGGTGTGGGGAAATCTGCTGACACGTTTGATGCAGACAACTTTAACGGTAGGGACTATGAAAGTTTCCAcatttcaatataaaattattggtattaaattaatattagagtttaattttcatacattaaatattattattttttaaatataataattatatattaattattttttttagggaCTATGAAAGTTGCCAcatttcaatataaaattattggtattatattaatattagagtttaattttcatacattaaatattattattttttaaatataatcattatatattaattatttttttacaattaaataataatataaaataatattatattatctatattttataattaaatttttattgatttatatatacatattattctCGAAGAattcttcaaaatataaaacaaataacaataaaatgacCAACATTGTGAAAGTGAGTTGAAGAGGAGAGAAGAATGGTGAAGTGTACAAATTTCATCGGTTTAGTAGTGAAAAAGTATTAAGAAAACTTTAATATTTGTGTGGGTCTTATATAAAGAAATAGGTGAGAGTGTTATttgtttatatgtatatatatatatatatatatatatagtatttttactttttttttaatttctctaaaaCTAAATAACTAATagtatcacttttttttatctatctctcatctctctttttttttatctatctattttcactcatattttcttcttttctaacAATCACA
This window harbors:
- the LOC100796345 gene encoding amino acid transporter family protein yields the protein MTISSLAPKAERKKSRKSKAVVNENAPLLPKSHVQESDAGFDDFNGASFSGAVFNLSTTIIGAGIMALPATLKQLGMIPGLLAIIIMALLTEKSIELLIRFTRAGKSVSYAGLMGDSFGNYGKALVQICVIINNIGVLIVYMIIIGDVLSGTSSSGDHHYGILEGWFGVHWWTGRTFVVLFTTLAIFAPLASFKRIDSLRFTSALSVALAVVFLVIAVGIAVVKIFSGGIAMPRLFPVTTDVASFFRLFTVVPVFVTAYICHYNVHSIDNELEDSSQMRGVVQTALVLCSSVYVMISFFGFLLFGEGTLDDVLANFDTNLGIPFGSVLNDAVRISYAAHLMLVFPVVFFPLRLNIDGLLFSKSRPLVLDNFRFASLTIALIGVIFLGANFIPSIWDAFQFTGATAAVCIGFIFPAAITLRDRYNIATKSDKILCVIMIVLAVFSNVVAIYSDAYALIKQNKTSRE